The following coding sequences lie in one Maribacter forsetii DSM 18668 genomic window:
- a CDS encoding nuclear transport factor 2 family protein: MKKYPLPPFNEETALQKVQMAEDAWNSQDPVTVSMAYTENTEWRNRTSFLNGRKEVQNFLADKWKNELHYKLKKELWGFRNNRIAVRFEYEFQNKNGQWFRAYGNENWEFDEDGLMQKRFASINDLEIKESDRKL, encoded by the coding sequence ATGAAAAAATATCCATTACCTCCTTTTAATGAAGAAACTGCACTACAAAAAGTGCAAATGGCAGAAGATGCCTGGAACAGTCAAGATCCTGTAACCGTATCTATGGCATACACTGAAAATACAGAGTGGCGTAATAGAACCAGCTTTCTCAACGGTAGAAAAGAGGTTCAAAATTTTCTAGCCGATAAATGGAAAAACGAATTACACTACAAGCTCAAAAAAGAACTTTGGGGTTTTAGAAATAACAGAATAGCGGTTAGGTTTGAATATGAATTTCAAAATAAAAATGGACAATGGTTTAGAGCCTATGGTAACGAAAATTGGGAATTTGATGAGGACGGATTAATGCAAAAACGTTTTGCAAGTATTAATGATTTAGAAATAAAAGAGTCTGATAGAAAACTATAA
- a CDS encoding DUF7151 family protein: MKETKRVIYLLVISLIIGCSAEDGSDGLDGIDGVNGTDGIDGLNSLVITLIEQPGENCPNGGFQIQSGIDTNSNGQLDESEFDNIEFICNGQNAELGFTRYVSLISQSGTDDPTSNVLENTLGLEIDWVRESEGRYLGTLSSTIDLNNTVIFHSTPSSQVQNHTGVRGVIESDTEISLELQFGIGALRDNFNNLSFELRQYE; this comes from the coding sequence ATGAAAGAAACAAAAAGAGTAATTTATCTATTAGTTATTTCTCTAATCATAGGCTGTTCAGCGGAAGATGGAAGCGACGGTTTAGATGGAATTGACGGTGTAAACGGTACGGATGGTATTGATGGATTGAATAGTTTGGTAATTACTTTAATTGAACAACCAGGGGAAAATTGTCCTAATGGTGGATTTCAAATTCAAAGTGGTATTGATACGAACTCTAATGGTCAACTTGATGAGTCAGAGTTTGATAATATTGAGTTTATCTGTAATGGACAAAATGCCGAGTTAGGATTCACGAGATATGTTTCTCTGATAAGTCAATCCGGAACCGACGACCCTACATCGAATGTTTTGGAGAACACTTTGGGTTTAGAAATCGATTGGGTAAGAGAATCGGAAGGTAGATATTTAGGTACGTTAAGTTCAACTATAGACTTGAATAATACAGTTATTTTTCATAGTACACCATCTTCGCAGGTCCAGAATCATACAGGTGTCCGAGGAGTAATCGAAAGCGATACCGAAATAAGTTTAGAATTACAATTTGGAATTGGAGCCCTTAGAGATAATTTCAATAACCTATCTTTTGAACTAAGGCAATATGAATAA
- a CDS encoding IS110 family RNA-guided transposase has protein sequence MEKRLKQSLGIDVSKLNLSLSLGSLNENLVKEFESHPDVSNDIMGYKVLLKWLKASVDLDVELLVVMEATGVYHQGIAHFLYEQGYSVCVMQSGRVKRYAQSLDQRSKTDALDSRMLSMLGLERNIRLWHPPSEELQELKGLSRERSSLLNDRTMETNRQGAIASSVHNNARALKRHKIRLKLLNTQIAAVEEDMQLLISKNEVLKRKLDYLTSIPGISFISAATVIGETLGFESIVNAKQLASYAGYDVVLRESGNFKGKTRISKKGNSHIRAVLHMPSMTCVRCNPTLKQFYNRLKPNKAKPLVALVAVQRKLLILMYTLWKNEENYDAGYEIKKQQKHEALAARDNSLINQPVS, from the coding sequence ATGGAAAAGCGTTTAAAACAGAGTCTGGGCATCGATGTTTCAAAATTGAACTTATCATTATCACTAGGTTCCCTAAATGAAAATTTAGTTAAAGAATTTGAGTCCCATCCCGATGTATCCAATGATATAATGGGTTATAAGGTACTCTTGAAATGGCTGAAGGCATCTGTCGATCTCGATGTGGAATTGTTGGTGGTGATGGAAGCCACGGGCGTTTACCATCAAGGTATTGCGCATTTTCTGTACGAGCAGGGCTATAGCGTTTGTGTAATGCAATCGGGTCGTGTAAAGCGCTATGCGCAGAGTTTGGACCAACGTTCCAAAACGGATGCACTCGACAGTAGAATGCTAAGTATGTTAGGTCTGGAAAGGAACATTCGACTATGGCACCCGCCCAGTGAGGAATTGCAGGAGCTAAAAGGACTGAGCAGGGAACGTAGTTCATTGTTGAACGATAGAACGATGGAGACCAATCGACAAGGAGCTATCGCATCGAGCGTACATAACAATGCGAGGGCATTGAAAAGGCACAAGATCAGATTAAAGCTTCTGAATACCCAGATAGCGGCGGTCGAAGAAGATATGCAACTTCTGATCTCTAAAAATGAAGTATTGAAAAGGAAGCTCGATTATTTGACAAGCATCCCAGGTATATCCTTTATATCTGCGGCTACGGTAATCGGAGAAACGTTAGGCTTCGAATCTATAGTCAATGCCAAGCAGTTGGCGAGCTATGCCGGTTATGATGTAGTATTACGGGAATCGGGAAACTTCAAGGGAAAGACCCGGATCAGTAAAAAAGGGAACAGCCATATAAGGGCGGTACTGCACATGCCCTCGATGACCTGTGTACGCTGTAACCCGACATTGAAACAGTTCTATAATAGACTAAAGCCGAACAAGGCAAAGCCGTTGGTGGCACTTGTAGCGGTGCAGAGAAAACTATTGATATTGATGTATACCTTATGGAAGAACGAAGAAAACTATGATGCGGGATATGAAATAAAAAAGCAGCAAAAGCATGAAGCTCTTGCTGCGCGGGATAACAGTTTGATAAATCAACCTGTTTCCTAA
- a CDS encoding alpha/beta fold hydrolase translates to MTQITYKKIDINGVNIAYREAGDNNNPTIVLLHGFPSSSHQYRKVLDQLSDEYHLIAPDYPGFGNSDFPTSTAYTYTFDNIAATIGAFLIAKGITKYALMMQDYGAPIGFRIATAHPERVTAIINQNGNAYEEGLGDAWGGIRAFWKNRNPETEKTIIPAFSLDALKWQYTHGTRNPENVNPDTWHLDYLRLSRPNAHKVNMDLFYDYQNNLKLYPKWQQYLRDNQPPLLIVWGKNDAYFPESGANAFKKDVKNIDYNIYDTGHFALEEDGNDIISKMRSFMMKIKK, encoded by the coding sequence ATGACACAGATCACCTATAAAAAAATAGATATCAACGGCGTCAATATCGCCTATAGAGAAGCTGGTGACAACAACAATCCTACAATTGTTCTTTTACATGGTTTTCCATCCTCTTCTCATCAATACAGAAAAGTACTCGACCAATTATCAGATGAATATCATTTAATTGCTCCAGATTATCCAGGTTTTGGAAATAGCGATTTTCCAACTTCAACAGCCTACACGTACACTTTTGACAATATAGCAGCAACAATTGGTGCTTTTTTAATTGCTAAAGGAATAACTAAATACGCGTTGATGATGCAAGATTATGGAGCACCTATAGGTTTTAGAATTGCCACAGCCCACCCAGAAAGAGTAACGGCTATTATAAATCAAAATGGAAATGCTTATGAAGAAGGATTAGGAGATGCCTGGGGTGGTATAAGAGCTTTTTGGAAGAACAGAAACCCAGAAACCGAAAAAACAATTATACCGGCGTTTTCACTTGATGCCCTAAAATGGCAATATACACATGGAACTAGAAATCCTGAAAATGTAAATCCGGATACCTGGCATCTAGATTATCTTAGACTCTCTAGACCTAATGCCCATAAAGTAAATATGGATCTATTTTATGATTATCAAAATAATCTAAAACTTTACCCAAAGTGGCAACAATATCTAAGGGATAATCAACCACCTCTTTTAATTGTATGGGGAAAGAACGACGCTTACTTTCCTGAAAGCGGAGCTAATGCCTTTAAAAAAGATGTAAAGAACATTGACTACAATATTTATGATACTGGTCATTTTGCCTTAGAGGAAGATGGTAACGATATCATTTCAAAAATGAGATCCTTTATGATGAAAATTAAAAAGTAG
- a CDS encoding type II toxin-antitoxin system RelE/ParE family toxin has product MTKYRLSNEAKNDLIRIHRYGVKKFGMQQADKYFETFFEYFDIIAKRPYSFESIEYIKTGYRRCVCGSDSIYYKINNDIVDIMAIVGKQDLKNML; this is encoded by the coding sequence ATGACTAAATATAGATTAAGCAACGAAGCCAAGAACGACTTAATACGAATTCATCGTTACGGAGTTAAAAAATTCGGAATGCAACAAGCGGACAAATATTTCGAAACCTTTTTCGAATATTTTGACATTATCGCTAAAAGACCGTATTCATTTGAATCTATAGAATACATAAAAACAGGGTATCGAAGATGCGTTTGCGGTTCGGACAGTATTTACTACAAAATAAATAATGATATTGTTGACATAATGGCGATTGTTGGAAAACAGGATTTGAAAAATATGCTCTAA
- a CDS encoding SDR family oxidoreductase: MNISLKNRKALVGGSSGGIGKAIAQQLAESGASVTLMSHSEEKLHHIVNDLPTDQGQQHQYLAVDFNNFKDYKQVISTYFENNTVDILVNNTQGPAAGSALEKKVDDYQTAFDLLFKTVVFTTELALHSMTENNWGRIINVASVSVKEPLSYLALSNSIRAAVVTWAKSLATDVGKYNITVNNVLTGYFDTDRIAQLNAKKAEQLGIEQSQVRKEMESRVAVQRIGDPKEYGYLAAFLASDNAAYITGTNIPIDGGLLKSL, from the coding sequence ATGAATATATCTTTAAAAAATAGAAAAGCATTAGTTGGTGGTAGTAGCGGTGGTATAGGTAAAGCAATTGCGCAACAATTAGCAGAAAGTGGTGCCAGTGTCACCTTAATGTCTCATAGTGAAGAAAAATTACACCATATAGTTAATGACTTACCTACAGACCAAGGGCAGCAACACCAATACCTAGCCGTAGATTTCAATAATTTCAAAGATTACAAACAGGTAATAAGCACCTACTTTGAAAACAACACGGTAGATATATTGGTAAATAATACCCAAGGTCCGGCAGCAGGTAGTGCTTTAGAGAAAAAAGTTGATGACTACCAAACCGCATTTGATTTGCTATTTAAAACCGTGGTCTTTACCACGGAATTGGCTTTGCATTCAATGACAGAAAATAATTGGGGACGTATTATCAATGTAGCTTCGGTCTCTGTAAAAGAACCATTATCATACTTGGCACTATCTAACTCTATTAGAGCTGCTGTAGTCACTTGGGCAAAATCTTTAGCTACCGATGTTGGCAAATATAATATTACAGTAAATAACGTGCTCACCGGTTATTTTGATACAGACCGTATTGCGCAGCTTAATGCCAAAAAAGCGGAACAATTAGGTATTGAACAAAGCCAGGTAAGAAAAGAAATGGAATCTAGAGTAGCGGTGCAGCGAATTGGCGACCCAAAAGAATATGGGTATTTAGCTGCATTTTTAGCATCTGATAACGCCGCTTATATTACAGGAACGAATATTCCTATTGATGGTGGATTATTGAAGTCGCTTTAG
- a CDS encoding cupin domain-containing protein: MKLNLATIPSKEIMPGLHGKLVHSENMSMAFWDVEKGATVPEHAHMNEQIMHVMEGEFEFTLDGDTQIYYPGDIVVIAPHLKHSGVALTPCKLLDVFSPTREEYR, encoded by the coding sequence ATGAAATTGAATCTTGCTACAATTCCCTCAAAAGAAATAATGCCAGGGCTACATGGCAAATTGGTACACTCTGAAAACATGAGTATGGCATTTTGGGATGTTGAAAAAGGCGCCACAGTACCTGAACATGCGCACATGAACGAGCAGATCATGCATGTAATGGAAGGTGAATTTGAATTTACCTTAGATGGCGACACCCAAATATACTACCCGGGCGACATTGTGGTCATTGCCCCGCATTTAAAACATAGTGGCGTTGCCTTGACCCCTTGTAAATTATTAGATGTATTTAGCCCAACAAGAGAAGAGTACCGTTAG
- a CDS encoding TetR/AcrR family transcriptional regulator: MRPQKVLDVEILTGLTKVFRSKGYEGASLKDLSDATGLKKASLYHRFPNGKQEMADAVLNHLNSWVTDNVYQALLDTNLKPETRLKKGLSEIATLYNGGNETCIFRALSMQAGIELFEEQIKNGMQEWIATFVNIGKALNFSTKDAEAKAIQVLIEIQGSLIVSKGMGDIKIFETALLHIENKYLNT, translated from the coding sequence ATGAGACCGCAAAAAGTATTAGACGTAGAAATTTTAACAGGCTTGACTAAAGTATTTAGATCAAAAGGATATGAAGGTGCTAGCCTAAAAGATTTATCTGATGCAACGGGACTTAAAAAAGCTAGTCTATATCATCGTTTTCCTAACGGTAAGCAGGAAATGGCAGATGCCGTATTAAATCACCTAAATAGTTGGGTGACCGATAATGTATATCAGGCATTGCTTGATACCAATTTAAAACCCGAGACCAGATTAAAAAAAGGTTTATCCGAAATTGCAACACTCTACAATGGCGGTAATGAAACCTGCATTTTTAGGGCACTATCAATGCAAGCAGGTATTGAGCTATTTGAAGAACAAATTAAAAACGGTATGCAAGAATGGATTGCAACCTTTGTCAATATTGGTAAGGCATTAAATTTTAGTACCAAAGATGCAGAAGCAAAAGCCATTCAAGTATTAATAGAAATACAAGGCAGCTTAATTGTATCTAAAGGCATGGGTGATATCAAAATCTTTGAAACAGCGCTACTGCACATTGAAAACAAATATTTAAACACATAA
- a CDS encoding IS110 family RNA-guided transposase gives MNKSTIFVGIDISKDVFDVYDTKRGHIQYCNDENGFKLFRKSITADHWCVMEATGCYHHQLAIDLFNNGLRVSVINPLIIKRFIQMKLNQVKTDKSDAKMICRYGEEQAMELWSPEPDYIVESKTLQGVVRLYFKQRTALKNTLHAMSTSKRGKGKLMRSVVRQLKSLDKEIGLLEAEIEKLIRANEQELYTRLNTIPGVGRKTAMLLIVSTNGFRDFESSRQLSSYFGLAPNERSSGSSIRGKSRISKTGDPLVRNHLFLCSFTACIHNPQCKALYDRIVLKGKSKKLALIAVCNKLIKQAYGIAKSGLDYDRNHVGGLS, from the coding sequence ATGAATAAAAGTACAATTTTTGTGGGGATAGACATCTCGAAAGATGTTTTCGATGTATATGATACCAAGAGAGGCCATATCCAATACTGTAATGATGAAAATGGTTTCAAGTTGTTCCGAAAGAGCATAACCGCCGATCATTGGTGCGTAATGGAAGCTACGGGATGCTATCACCACCAACTTGCCATTGACCTTTTCAATAACGGTTTACGTGTTTCGGTGATAAACCCCTTGATCATCAAGCGTTTTATACAGATGAAACTGAACCAGGTCAAAACGGATAAGAGCGATGCCAAGATGATCTGTCGCTATGGCGAAGAACAGGCAATGGAGCTATGGTCACCAGAGCCTGATTATATTGTGGAGAGCAAGACCCTTCAAGGAGTCGTGCGTCTTTATTTCAAGCAACGCACGGCTTTGAAAAATACGCTTCACGCCATGTCCACGAGTAAACGTGGCAAGGGCAAGCTAATGCGTTCCGTCGTCCGTCAGTTGAAGAGCCTGGACAAAGAGATCGGTTTGCTAGAGGCAGAGATCGAAAAATTGATACGTGCGAACGAACAGGAGCTTTATACAAGATTGAACACTATACCGGGTGTTGGTAGAAAGACCGCTATGCTCTTGATTGTTTCCACGAACGGTTTTCGGGATTTTGAAAGTTCACGGCAGTTGTCTTCCTATTTCGGTCTTGCCCCTAACGAGCGAAGTTCGGGCAGTAGTATCCGAGGAAAGTCCCGAATAAGTAAAACCGGAGATCCTCTAGTGAGGAACCATCTTTTTCTGTGCAGTTTTACAGCATGTATCCATAACCCTCAATGCAAGGCATTATATGATAGGATAGTCTTAAAAGGTAAAAGCAAAAAATTGGCTTTGATCGCAGTCTGTAATAAACTTATTAAACAAGCTTACGGAATAGCTAAATCAGGTTTGGATTACGATAGAAATCATGTGGGTGGATTGAGCTAA
- a CDS encoding CPBP family intramembrane glutamic endopeptidase → MKKMTLRQIVIPLVTLAIICFMYFGSITRTPFENIIISIIIIIANYIEFKGKPFSALGFKRAKFNAKNLLVHATLVALGLFIFYVFVVVPGIEMLTGVPIDYSSMSQLEGNLETTIVWLLIVWATAGFGEEIIFRGYLMRQFVKFFGDSKISLAINILIICGFFGYMHMQQGITGQLVVVIIGALLSIIFYMRKYDLWFMIMIHGIFNTLGILSFYFGFA, encoded by the coding sequence ATGAAAAAAATGACCTTACGACAAATAGTAATTCCATTAGTGACCCTTGCCATTATCTGTTTCATGTACTTTGGGTCAATCACAAGAACACCTTTTGAAAATATAATTATCTCTATTATTATCATTATTGCTAATTATATAGAATTCAAGGGAAAACCATTTTCAGCGCTTGGGTTTAAACGAGCAAAATTCAATGCAAAAAATCTCCTTGTACATGCTACATTAGTTGCTCTGGGACTCTTTATTTTTTATGTCTTTGTTGTGGTACCTGGAATCGAGATGTTAACAGGAGTTCCTATTGACTATTCAAGCATGAGTCAATTGGAAGGAAACCTTGAGACCACCATCGTATGGTTATTGATAGTTTGGGCTACTGCGGGATTTGGAGAAGAAATCATTTTTCGAGGTTATCTTATGCGACAGTTCGTCAAATTCTTTGGAGACAGTAAAATCAGTCTTGCTATTAATATTCTAATAATTTGCGGTTTTTTCGGATATATGCACATGCAGCAAGGAATCACGGGGCAACTTGTTGTGGTAATTATCGGAGCACTTTTATCAATAATATTCTACATGCGCAAATACGATTTGTGGTTTATGATTATGATACATGGCATTTTCAACACTCTAGGTATTTTGAGTTTTTACTTTGGTTTCGCATAA
- a CDS encoding ribbon-helix-helix domain-containing protein: MARQSISFTRPNDEWLKTQVDNQEYSSKSELVNDLIRQARNQQIEIDWIRAKLEKSENSGFTNDSKEQILAQSKSELND, from the coding sequence ATGGCAAGACAAAGTATATCGTTTACGCGACCAAATGATGAATGGTTAAAGACACAAGTTGATAATCAGGAATACTCAAGTAAAAGCGAACTTGTTAATGACTTAATTCGTCAGGCAAGAAACCAGCAAATCGAAATCGACTGGATTAGAGCTAAATTAGAAAAGTCTGAAAATAGTGGATTTACCAATGATAGTAAAGAGCAAATTTTAGCGCAATCTAAGTCTGAGCTTAATGACTAA
- a CDS encoding choice-of-anchor I family protein, with amino-acid sequence MKNVLRPFCVAILGISILCTSCADDGIDGMDGVDGVDGVDGADGVDGADGADGMDVEFPITIDQLSFSKIGTFTNGNDEAFAEISAFDAVTNKLFIVNPEEDEISVLDLTDATNPVKGASIALTGSPNSVAVHNGILAIAVENSDKQLEGTVDTYDTDSQILIKSYVAGALPDMVAFSPDGEYIVAANEGEPNDDYTVDPEGSITVIEVATETATQISFAGQMNPGNGFRVFGNDGASSFVQDVEPEYVTISDDSSTAYIGLQENNGMAIVDLTSKTITGLVGLGTKNHNVSGNEIDASNRDGIAGNLANWNVLGFYMPDAIDYFTANGNGFIVSANEGDSRDYDGYSEEVRVKDLDLDPAFYPDFEVLQADEHLGRLKTTTANGDEDNDGLYEQIYSYGARSFSIWDRNGQLVFDSGSEIARRILALAPSIFNQDEGEVDGRSDDKGAEPESVKTLKVGEETLLFVSLERTSGILAYNVTNPYNPVFVTWIYDAEDISPEGLIVVDKDDSPTGNYLMIATHEVSSTIAIYEMK; translated from the coding sequence ATGAAAAATGTATTACGACCTTTTTGTGTAGCAATTCTTGGAATTTCTATTTTATGTACCTCTTGTGCCGATGATGGTATTGATGGAATGGACGGTGTTGATGGAGTGGACGGGGTAGATGGCGCCGATGGTGTTGACGGTGCTGACGGAGCCGATGGTATGGATGTTGAATTTCCAATAACCATTGATCAACTTAGTTTCTCTAAAATAGGAACGTTCACCAATGGTAATGACGAAGCTTTTGCAGAAATATCTGCTTTTGATGCCGTTACCAACAAATTGTTCATAGTAAATCCTGAAGAGGATGAAATTTCGGTACTAGATTTAACAGATGCTACAAACCCTGTAAAAGGTGCTTCTATCGCATTAACGGGTAGTCCTAATTCTGTTGCTGTTCATAATGGTATTTTGGCAATTGCCGTTGAAAATAGCGATAAACAATTAGAGGGTACTGTTGATACCTATGACACTGACTCGCAAATTTTAATCAAGTCTTATGTAGCAGGAGCGTTGCCAGATATGGTTGCTTTCTCTCCTGATGGGGAATATATCGTTGCTGCCAATGAAGGTGAGCCAAACGATGATTATACGGTTGATCCAGAAGGTTCAATAACGGTAATTGAAGTGGCTACGGAAACTGCAACGCAAATTTCTTTTGCCGGACAGATGAATCCTGGTAACGGATTTAGAGTATTTGGTAATGACGGTGCTTCTTCATTTGTACAAGATGTGGAGCCGGAATATGTTACAATATCGGACGATTCTAGCACCGCTTATATTGGCTTGCAAGAAAATAATGGTATGGCAATAGTTGATCTTACGTCTAAAACCATCACCGGTCTGGTAGGTTTGGGAACAAAGAATCATAATGTATCTGGTAATGAGATAGACGCCTCTAATAGAGACGGTATTGCTGGAAATTTGGCAAACTGGAATGTTTTAGGTTTTTATATGCCAGATGCAATAGATTACTTCACAGCTAATGGAAACGGTTTTATTGTTTCTGCCAATGAAGGTGATTCAAGAGACTATGACGGTTATTCTGAAGAGGTACGGGTTAAGGATTTGGATTTAGACCCTGCTTTTTATCCTGATTTTGAAGTATTGCAAGCAGATGAACATTTAGGTCGATTAAAAACGACAACTGCAAACGGAGACGAAGATAATGACGGATTATATGAGCAAATCTATTCATACGGTGCGCGCTCTTTTTCAATTTGGGATAGGAACGGACAATTAGTGTTTGATTCCGGTTCTGAGATAGCACGAAGAATATTGGCTTTGGCACCATCTATATTCAACCAGGATGAAGGTGAAGTAGATGGCAGGTCAGATGATAAAGGTGCCGAGCCAGAATCTGTAAAAACCTTAAAAGTAGGAGAAGAAACGTTGTTGTTCGTTAGTTTGGAAAGAACTAGTGGAATTTTAGCTTACAATGTAACCAATCCTTATAACCCTGTTTTTGTTACTTGGATCTATGATGCCGAAGATATTTCACCAGAAGGGTTAATTGTTGTGGATAAGGATGATAGTCCTACAGGAAATTATTTAATGATCGCAACTCATGAAGTATCTAGTACTATTGCTATTTACGAGATGAAATAA
- a CDS encoding LytR/AlgR family response regulator transcription factor, whose product MSATKPTKTALKTVSLKFDHSSLWSWFQKLIVFIIFSLVVNHLSTPESFPDGKSYRFPVEGFLSTIVLCILIGIIAELNFKHYKKKYFSKKIEITSISWYMVSTLGYITIMYIPLGIVLNKIAGGETKFYYLLIGLLVTLLLSFILIGLAYSLDIYNLYKLSIKDNEITIESGTKITKLTYENIACFYSENKIVYTVQNNGASITTDFTLNELEEKINDQLFFRVNRKIIIHKDAVDQIEKIENGKLRIRLKTSIENDAITEINISRYKRKEFMNWFQ is encoded by the coding sequence ATGAGTGCTACAAAACCAACCAAAACTGCGTTAAAAACAGTATCGCTAAAGTTTGACCATAGTTCTCTATGGAGTTGGTTTCAGAAATTAATTGTCTTCATAATTTTCTCTTTAGTCGTAAATCATTTATCAACTCCGGAGAGTTTCCCAGATGGCAAATCATATAGATTCCCTGTAGAAGGTTTTCTATCCACCATTGTTTTGTGTATTCTTATTGGAATCATAGCAGAGCTTAATTTTAAACATTACAAAAAAAAGTATTTCTCTAAAAAAATAGAAATCACTTCTATCTCATGGTATATGGTCTCTACTCTTGGGTATATTACCATCATGTATATTCCATTAGGTATTGTCTTAAACAAAATTGCTGGTGGAGAAACTAAATTCTATTACTTATTAATTGGACTGCTTGTTACCTTATTATTAAGTTTCATTCTCATAGGATTAGCATATTCCCTAGATATCTATAATTTATATAAGCTATCTATTAAAGATAATGAAATTACTATTGAAAGTGGTACGAAAATAACTAAGCTTACTTACGAAAATATTGCGTGTTTCTATAGCGAAAACAAAATTGTCTATACCGTTCAAAATAATGGCGCCTCAATCACCACCGATTTTACATTGAATGAACTCGAAGAAAAAATAAACGACCAATTGTTTTTTAGAGTTAATCGTAAAATTATCATTCATAAAGATGCGGTAGACCAAATTGAAAAGATTGAAAATGGCAAGTTGCGGATTAGGTTAAAAACTTCTATTGAAAATGATGCGATTACCGAAATCAACATCAGTCGATATAAGCGAAAAGAATTTATGAATTGGTTTCAATAA